GTTCGAGATCTGGGTGTACTCGCCGCGCGTCGAGGGTGTCCACCTGCGCTTCGGCAAGGTCGCCCGTGGCGGTCTGCGCTGGTCCGACCGGCGCGAGGACTTCCGTACGGAGATCCTCGGCCTGGTCAAGGCGCAGATGGTGAAGAACACCGTCATCGTGCCGGTCGGCGCCAAGGGCGGCTTCGTCGCCAAGCAGCTGCCCGACCCGGCCGTCGACCGTGACGCCTGGATGGCCGAGGGCATCGCCTCGTACCGCACCTTCATCTCGGCGCTGCTCGACATCACCGACAACATGGTCGCGGGCGAGGTCGTGCCCCCCAAGGACGTCGTCCGGCACGACGAGGACGACACCTACCTCGTCGTCGCCGCCGACAAGGGCACCGCGAAGTTCTCCGACATCGCCAACGAGGTCGCCGTCGCGTACGGCTTCTGGCTCGGTGACGCGTTCGCCTCCGGCGGTTCGGCCGGCTACGACCACAAGGGCATGGGCATCACCGCCCGCGGCGCCTGGGAGTCCGTCAAGCGGCACTTCCGGGAGCTCGGCCACGACACACAGACGGAGGACTTCACCGTCGTCGGCGTCGGCGACATGTCGGGCGACGTGTTCGGCAACGGGATGCTGCTCTCCGAGCACATCCGGCTCGTCGCGGCCTTCGACCACCGGCACATCTTCATCGACCCGAAGCCGGACGCCGCGACCTCGTACGCCGAGCGGCGCCGCCTCTTCGACCTGCCGCGCAGCTCCTGGGCCGACTACGACAAGGGACTGATCTCCGCGGGCGGCGGCATCCACCCGCGCAGCGCCAAGTCGATTCCGGTCAACGCGCACATGCGCGAGGCGCTCGGCATCGAGGCCGGGGTCACCAAGATGACGCCCGCCGACCTGATGCAGACCATCCTCAAGGCCCCCGTCGACCTGGCGTGGAACGGCGGCATCGGTACGTACATCAAGTCCTCCGCCGAGTCGAACGCGGACGTCGGGGACAAGGCCAACGACGCGATCCGCGTCAACGGCGAGGACCTGCGGGCCAAGGTCGTCGGCGAGGGCGGCAACCTCGGCGCCACCCAGCTGGGCCGGATCGAGTTCGCCCGTACCGGCGGGCGGATCAACACCGACGCGATCGACAACAGCGCCGGTGTGGACACCTCCGACCACGAGGTGAACATCAAGATCCTGCTCAACGGTCTGGTCCGGGACGGCGACATGACGGTCAAGCAGCGCAACAAGCTGCTCGCCGAGATGACCGACGAGATCGGCCACCTGGTGCTGCGCAACAACTACGCGCAGAACACCGCGCTCGCCAACTCGGTCGCCCAGGCGCCCTCACTGCTCCACGCACAGCAGCGCTTCATGCGCCGGCTGGGCCGCGACGGGTACCTGGACCGGGCCCTGGAGTTCCTGCCCACCGACCGGCAGATCCGCGAACTGCTGAGCGCGGGCAAGGGGCTCAGCCAGCCCGAGCTGGCCGTGCTGCTCGCCTACACGAAGATCACGGCGGCGCAGGAGCTGATCGGTACGAGCCTGCCGGACGACGCGCACCTGCAGAAGCTGCTGCACGCCTACTTCCCGCAGCAGCTGCGCGAGCGCTTCCCCGACGCGGTCGACGGGCACGCGCTGCGGCGCGAGATCATCACCACGGTCCTGGTGAACGACACGGTGAACACCGGTGGTTCGACCTTCCTGCACCGGCTGCGGGAAGAGACCGGTGCCTCGATCGGGGAGATCGTGCGGGCCCAGTTCGCGGCCCGGGAGATCTTCGGTCTCGGCGCGGTGTGGGACGCCGTCGAGGCGCTCGACAACAAGGTCCCCGCCGATGTGCAGACCCGGATCCGGCTGCACTCGCGCCGGCTCGTCGAGCGCGGCTCGCGTTGGCTGCTCGGCAACCGTCCGCAGCCGCTGGAGATCGCCGGGACGATCGACTTCTTCCGTGACGGTGTCGAGCAGGTCTGGGCCGAGCTGCCCAAGATGCTGATGGGCGCCGACCAGGAGTGGTACCAGGGAATCCTGGACGAGCTCACCGAGGCGGGGGTCCCGGACGCGCTGGCGCAGCGCGTCGCCGGATTCTCGTCGGCCTTCCCGGCGCTCGACATCGTGGCGATCGCCGACCGTACGGGCAAGGCCCCGCTGGCCGTCGCCGAGGTGTACTACGACCTCGCGGACCGGCTGGGCATCACCCAGCTGATGGACCGGATCATCGAGCTGCCGCGGGCCGACCGCTGGCAGTCGATGGCCCGAGCCTCCATCCGCGAGGACCTGTACGCCGCGCACGCGGCGCTCACGGGCGACGTGCTGAGCGCGGGCAACGGGTCCTCCTCGCCGCAGGAGCGGTTCGAGGCGTGGGAGGGGAAGAACGCGGCGATCCTGTCGCGGTCGCGGTCCACGCTGGAGGAGATCCAGGGGTCGGACGCGTTCGACCTGGCGAACCTGTCGGTGGCGATGCGGACGATGCGGACGTTGTTGCGTACGCACGCGTAGGGGTGTGTGGGGCGAGGCGGCTGCCGGGTGCGTTCCGGTGGCCGCCTCGCCTTGTCCTCAAGCGCCGGACGGGCTGGGTGGGTGCTGCCCCGGCCGGGGCGGGGGTTTTGTCCTCAAGCGCCGGACGGGCTGGGTTTTGCCGGTGTGGGCTTTGAGGTGGTGGGTTGTGGGCCCTGAGGTGGCGGGTGCGGCCGGGGCGCGGGTTTTGTCCTCAAGCGCCGGACGGGCTGGATTTGCCGGGTGCGGGCTTTGAGGTGGCGGGTTGTGGGCCCTGAGGTGGCGGGATTGGGGCGGCCCTTGAGGTGGCGGGTTTGGCCGGGCGCGGGCTTTGAGGTGGCGGGTTTGGCCGGGGTGCGGGGCTTGAGGTGGGTTACTTCTTGCCGGTGAAATTCTCGTACGCCGCTACGACTTCCTTGGCCGGGCCGTCCATCCGCAGGGTGCCCGCCTCCAGCCAGATCGCCCGGTCGCAGGTCTCGGTGATCGACTTGTTGTGGTGGCTGACCAGGAAGACCGTGCCGGCCTGCTTGCGCAGTTCGATGATCCGTTCCTTGCTGCGCCGCTGGAACCGGGCGTCGCCCGTGGAGAGAGCCTCGTCGATCAGGAGGACGTCGTGGTCCTTGGCCGCGGCGATGGAGAAGCGCAGCCGGGCACCCATGCCGGAGGAGTACGTGCGCATCGGCAGGGTGATGAAGTCGCCCTTCTCGTTGATGCCGGAGAAGTCGACGATGTCGGCGTAGCGTTCGCGGATCTGCGCGCGGCTCATGCCCATCGCGAGCCCCCCGAGCACGACGTTGCGCTCGCCTGTCAGGTCGCTCATCAGCGCCGCGTTCACGCCGAGCAGCGAAGGCTGGCCCTGGGTGTGGACGCGGCCCTTCGTGGCGGGCAGCAGCCCGGCGATCGCCTTGAGCAGGGTCGACTTCCCCGAGCCGTTGGAGCCGATCAGCCCGATCGCCTCTCCCTTGTACGCGGCGAAGCTGACCCCCTTCACGGCGTGCACCTCGCGTACCCCGGGGGACTGCCGGCGCGAGGCGAGCCGGCTGAGGGCCGAGGTGGCGCTGCCCTTTCCGGTGCGGGCGCCGTTGACCTTGTACGTGATGTGGACGTCGTCGACGACGACGGTCGGGACCCGGAGGTCTGTGCGGTCAGCCACGTCCGTAACTCTCCTCGGCCTTCCAGAAGTAGATGAATCCGCCCACGCCGCACAGCAGCGCCCAGCCGGTGGCGATGGCCCACACGTGCGGGGGCAGCTGTTCGCCCCCGAAGCTGTCGATGAGGGCGAACCGCATCAGGTTGATGAAGACGGCGGCCGGATTGACCTCCAGCGCCAGTTTCACCAGGTGCGGTACCTGATTGCCCTGGAGCATCGTGCCGACGCTCCACATCACGCCCGACGCGTACATCCAGGTGCGCAGGATGAACGGCGTCAGCTGGGCGATGTCCGGGGTCCGTGCGGCCAGCCTGGCCATGACCATCGAGATGCCGGTGTTGAAGACGGCCTGCAGGGCCAGGGCCGGCACCGCCAGCAGCCAGGCGGGCTGCGGGTACTGGCCGAACACCAGCAGGATCAGGACCAGCGCGCCCAGCGAGAAGAGCAGCTGCTGGAGCTGTTGCAGGGCCAGTGCGATCGGCAGTGAGGCCCGCGGGAAGTGCAGGGCCCGCACGAGGCCGATGTTGCCGCTGATCGCACGGGTGCCGACGGTGATCGACTGGCTGGTGAAGGTCCAGATGAAGACTCCGGTGACCAGGAACGGGACATAGTCCGGGACGCCGTGCTTCGTCTTCATCAGGACGCCGAAGATGAAGTAGTAGACCGTCGCGTTGAGCAGCGGGGTCATGATCTGCCAGATCTGGCCGAGCTTCGCCTGGCTGTACTGGGCGGTGAGCTTGGCGGTGGCGAACGCGGTGATGAAGTGCCGCCGCCCCCACAGTTGCCGGACGTACGCCGGCAGGGTCGGGCGGGCTCCGCTCACGGTCAGTCCGTGGCGGGCCGCCAGGGCGGCGAGCTCGCCCGGGGCGTATTCGGGCGGGGAGGCGGACGGCGGGGCGTCCGCCGGGGCCTGGGCTGTTGTCTGGCTCACCACGATCGCTTTCGACGGAAGGCGGGAAGGCGGGAAGGCGGGGAAACGGAGGGGCGGGGAGGGGAACGATCAGTAGCGACGGGACGGGACCGTATCGTCGCAACGCCGAGGGTAGGACGGACCGACGTCGCTACGCAACCGTTTCGTCGTCACGGACTATGATTCGGCCATGACCACCGACCCGGGAAGCCGCCGCCGTGCCCCCGCCGGAGCCGCCGTGCTGCGCGAGGACGTGACCGATGCGATCCGCACCGCGGTCTTCGAGGAGCTGGCCGCGGTCGGCTTCGCCCGGATGTCCATCGAGGGCATCGCGCGCCGCGCCGGCGTCGGCAAGACCGCGGTCTACCGCCGCTGGAAGTCCAAGCTGCACCTGGTCCTGGACCTGGTCTCCGCCGTCGCGGTGCAGGGCATGCCGGCCCCGGCCACGGGCTCGCTGTACGGGGACGTCCGCGCCGTGCTCGAACTGGCCGCGTACGCCCTGCGCCACCCGCTCGCCTCCCAGGTCATCCCGGACCTGCTCGTCGAGGCGGCCCGCAGCCCGGAGATCTCCGACACCATCAAGGCCGCCCTGCTCGACCCGCAGCAGGGCATCGCCGCCGTGGTCGTACGGGACGCCGTCGCGCGCGGGGAGCTGCCGCAGGGCAGCGACCCGGACCGCGCCCTCGATCTGATCGTCGGGCCCCTCTACTGGCGGCTCGCGGTCGTGAGGGGCGAGCTGCCCGCGGGCTATCTGGACGATCTGGCGGCCTCGGCCGTCGCCGCCCTCACCCGCTGAGCGCACACCGCGTCCTGCGGGGCCGCGGCGTCAGCACGACGATCGCGACATCACTCGTTGGGGACCGTAACCGGTGACCCCCGGCCGTTCACGGGGTTGAGCCATACGGATAGCCAGGCCCCCGATGAACGGACGTGCTCACCATGCCGCCACGGCTCAGTGTCGTTGTCCCCGTCTACAACGTGGAACCCTTCCTGACGGACTGTCTGAAGTCCCTCGCGGAGCAGACCGTCACCGACCTCGAAGTGGTCATGGTCGACGACGGTTCCACCGACGGCAGCGCGGCCCTGGCCGCCGGGTTCGCCGCACAGGACGACCGCTTCCGGCTGGTCAGCCAGGAGAACGGCGGACTGGGGCACGCCCGCAACACCGGCGTCCGCAACTGCGACCCCGAAAGCCGCTACCTCGCCTTCGTCGACAGCGACGACGTCGTCCCGCCGCGCGCGTACGAACTGCTGCTCGGCGCCCTGGAGGAGACCGGCTCGGACCTGGCGTCCGGCAACGTGCTGCGGCTGCGGGCCGGTGGCAGGCTCCAGCAGTCGCCGATGTTCCGCACACCCATGGCGACCACACGGCTGCGCACCCACATCACCCGTGACCGGCAGCTCGCCGGGGACCGGATCGCCTGCAACAAGGTCTTCCGCCGCTCCTTCTGGGACGAGCACGCGTTCGCCTTCCCCGTCGGCGCGCTCTACGAGGACATCCCGGTCGTGCTGCCCGCCCACTTCCTGGCCGGCTCCGTCGACATCGTGAAGGACCCCGTCTACCACTGGCGGGACCGCCCCGGATCGATCACCGCAGGCCGGGCCGTCGTGCGCGGGGTCCGGGACCGGGTCGCGCACGTACAGGGCGTCTGCGACTTCCTGGCGGAGAACCGCACCGCCGCCGACAAGAACCACTATGAGGCGCACGCCCTCGCCAACGACCTCTGGTACTTCATGGAGGTCCTGCCCGAGGGCGACGACGCGTACCGCGACGCCTTTCTGACGCATACCAACGCGTTCCTCGACCAGGTCGACCCGTCGGTGCTCGACGGGCTCCCGCTGCGGCTGAGGCTGATGTGGCACCTCGTGCGTGAGCGCCGCACGGAAGAACTGCTGGCCCTGCTCGCCTTCGACAAGCGGGAGCCCGGCGCGTTCGCCGTACGGGGCCTGCGGCGCCGGCGGGCCGCCTACCCACCGCTGAGCCGTCCGGTGCCGAGCCGGGTGCTGCGCCTCGGCGACGGCGATCTGCCGCTGGTCGCCCGGCTGCGGGAGGTGCGCTGGCAGGACGGAAAGCTGCACCTGAAGGGGTACGCGTACATCCGTAACCTGCCCGTCGCCTCGGGCCGCTCCGAATTCCGGGCCGGCTGGTTGCGGGCGGCCGGCGGGCGGCAGGTGGTCCCGCTGCGCCTGCGCCGGACCGGCGAGCCGGAGGCCACCGCGCTCTCCCGGCAGAGCCTGCACGACTACGACCGGTCGGGCTTCGAGACGGTTCTCGACCCCGCCAGGCTCCGTATCGCCGCGGACGGCCCGGCCGATCACATCACCTGGCGCCTGGAGCTCGGCGTCGCGAGGAACGGGATGCTGCGGCGCTCCGTACCCACCACCGCGGAGGCCCCCGTGGCGCCGCCGGTGCACCGGCCGGACGGCGACCACCGGATCGTGCCGGTCTTCGAGGCCGACCGGCTGGTCCTGCACGCCGAGCGGATCGACGCACGCTTCGAGACCCATCGCGCGGGTGAGACGGGCGACGGGACGGCCACCGTCGTCGTCGACGGCATGCTCCGGGACCGGCTCGGCCGCCAGGATCTGCGGCTGGGCCTCACCCACCGCCCCTCCGGCACCACCTTCGAGTGCCCGGTGACGGTGCACGAGGACGCCGCGCCCTCGGCGGCGGGCTGGCGGCGCTTCACCGCCGGGATCCCGCTCACCGCACTCCTCGACGCCAGGCCGGCAGCCGGCGAGGCGCGGTCGGGCCTCCCGTACAGCGTCCATCTCATCGGCCCCGGCGGCCGCCGGACCCCGATCGATGTGCCAGGTCCTGTCCCCTCGGGCCGGTACCCGCTCGCACCGGTCGCCGACGAGCCCCGCGAGCTGGCCCTCACCGTGAGCGCCCGCGGCAATCTGCTGATCAGCGACCGCTCCGTACAGCCCACCGTCGAACTGGCCGCCTGGACGCAGGACGGGAAGCTGCTCCTGGAGGGAGGCTTTCCCGACGATCCCGGGCGCCCGGTCGAGCTGGTGGCCCGGCACAGCGGCCATCACGAAGAGGCGGTCTTCCCCGTCGAGTTCACCGGACCGCAGGACGAGCGGCGGTTCACGGCCGAGCTGCGGCCGGACGCCATCGAGGTGTGCGGGGGCGGAACGCTGCCACTGGGGGAGGGCAACTGGTACTTCTTCCTCCGCGAGAAGGGCGCCGCCGACGAGAGCGGCGACATCGCCCTGCGCCTCCCGGCCGCCGTCCATCACACCCTGCCCGCGGCCCGCACCCTGACGGGTCGTTCGTACGTCATCGAGCGCCGCTTCCACGACCAACTGCTGCTGAGCTGCGCACCCCCGCTCGGCGCCGGGGAGCGCGGCCCGCGCGCCAAGCGGCTGCTCAGCAGCGCCTACGCGGCGCAGCGCGCCGCCGCGCTGCGCGGGACCGTGCTGTTCAGCAGCTTCGACGGCCGCCAGTACTCGGACTCACCGCGCGCCGTCCACGAGGAGCTGACCCGGCGCGGGACCGGTCTGGAGCATCTGTGGGTGGTGCGCGACGGGCAGGCGCGCATCCCGGCCGGCGCCACCGCCGTGGAGCACGGCTCGCGGGCCTGGCACGAGGCACTGGCCCGCAGCCGGCACATCGTCACCAACACCCAGCTGCCCGAGTGGTTCGAGCGGCGCGAGGGCCAGACCGTCGTCCAGACCTGGCACGGCACCCCGCTCAAGCGCATCGGCCTCGACCTCGCCGGCACCGCCCAGGCGAACCCCGCCTACATCGCCACCCTCGAACAGCGCGCCCGGCAGTGGAGCTTCCTGGTCTCCCCGAACACGTACTCCACCCCCGTGCTGCGCCGCTCCTTCGGCTTCGAGGGCGACGTCCTGGAGTGCGGCTATCCCCGCAACGACCTCTTCCACGCCCCGGACCGGACCAAGATCGCCGCCGCGGTACGGGAGACCCTCCAGATCCCCGACGGCAAACGGGTCGTGCTCTATGCGCCGACCTGGCGCGACGACCAGCCGAGGAACCGCGGCCGCTACGCCATGGACCTGCGGCTCGACCTCGCAGCAGCCGAGCGCGAACTGGGCGCGGACACCGTCCTGCTGGTGCGCCGTCACTACCTGGTCGCCGACCGGCTCCCGGACAGCGGTACGGGATTCGTCCGCGACGTCTCGCGCTACCCGGAGGTCGGTGAACTGATGCTGATCAGCGACGCGCTGGTGACGGACTACTCCTCGCTGATGTTCGACTTCGCGCAGACCGGCCGCCCGATGCTCTTTCACACCTACGACCTGGAGCACTACCGCGACACGCTGCGCGGATTCGCCTTCGAGTTCGAGTCGCGGGCCCCCGGCCCCCTGATTCCGGACTCCGGGGATCTCGTCGAGGCGCTGCGTGACCCGGTCCGGTCGACCGCGGGACACGCGGGGGCGTACGAGGCGTTCCGGCGGGACTTCTGCGACCTCGACGACGGCCGGGCGGCCGCCCGGGTGGCCGACCGGATGCTGTAGTCCGCACCCCTGTGCCGCACCGCTCCCCGACGGGTGCGGATGCGCGGTGAACTGCGGGGTGACGCGGTGGTGAACGTGAATTGACGCACGGACTGTCCGAACTGCGTGAACCGTTCGAGTGATTCGGAGAATGTGGCGTTTGCACGGATGCGCAGGGAATCCGAGCTGTGGGCCGGACAAGTATGTTCATCGGTGCGTTGCAGGGCGTCGTCGGGTTGCTACGTTCTGTTTTCATGGGTATCCGAATGTGGTGCGAAACCTTGGATGTGCGACGAGCCAGAGCCGCTGTACTTGTTGCCGCGGCGGTCGGTCTTCTCGTGCGCACGGTCATCGCGGCGAATGTTCCGGGACCCGCCGATGTGCGCTTCTTCCAGGGATTCGCCCAGGCCGTCGCCGCACACGGGCCCATTCGAATCTATGAGCAGTCGATGCCCGGTCTGCCCGTCTACAACCACCCGCCACTGGCCGGCTGGATGCTGCTCGGACTGAACAGTCTTTCGGGATTCGGAATGTCGTTCGCCACGCTGATCAGGTGGCCTGCTTCGATTGCCGATTTCCTCTGCGCCCTGCTCGTGTTCGAAATTGTCCGCAGGCGTGCCGCGCTGCGTACCGCGGTGCTGTGCGCGGCCGGCGTGGCCGTCAGCCCGGTGCTGATCGCCACGTCCGGCTATCACGGCAACACCGACGCGGTCGCCGTCATGTTCGCCCTGGCCTCCGCCCACCTGCTGGCCGACCGCAGGTCCCCGCTCGCGGCGGGGGTGGCCGCGGCGCTGTCGATCAGCGTCAAGTTCGTCCCGGTGGTGGTGATCCCGGCGCTGCTCGTCGCCGCCCTGCGCGGCGGCCGGCCGGTGCTGGTCCGCTTCGCCGCCGGGTTCGCCGCCGTGTTCGCACTCGTGTGGGGGCCGGTCCTCGTGACCGTGCCGCAGGACCTCCAGCGGAACGTGCTGGAGTACGCGGGCGGCGGCTACCGCTTCTGGGGGCTGGTCCGCTTCGCCGACGTGTTCGGCCTGCCGGAGTCCTTCATCGCCTTCATGCAGGGTGGCGGCCACTTCCTCTTCGTCCTGCCGTGCGTGGCCGCCGGCGTCTGGCTCGCGTGGCTGCGGCCCGCGCAGCTGCCGGGCGTCGTCGCCGTCACGCTGGGCCTGCTGCTGCTTCTGTCCACCGCCTCCGGCCTGCAGTACCTGACCTGGGCGGCGGCCGGAATGTTCGTCCTCGGGCCCTGGGAAGGGTTCGCGTACAGCTGCGTGCTCGGACTGACGGCCGTCCTCGGCTACAGCGGACGCTCCGCCGTGAGCTGGAGCGAGCCGGTGCTGTATCTGGGCGCCGCCGGCTGGATCGTCCTCGCGGCCGGACTGACCACCGGCGTCCGCCGCCTCCTTTCCGCGCGGCCGGGCGTGGCCCGGACCGGCCGCTCCGGCGGGGCGCAGGTCTCCGCTCCCCGTACCTCCCAGCCCTCCGGTTCCGCCGTCACCTGACCGCGACGCCGGAGCGGCGCCCGCCACCGTCCCCTCCCGATCACAGCCACGAGCACCGAGCGCAACTGGAGAACGCCCCGTGAAGGAAAGCCCGAGTCCCAGGATCGGCATCCTGGTGGTCGCGTACAACGCGGAGACCACGCTGGAGAAGACCCTCGACCGGATTCCGGAGGATTTCCGGTCCCGGGTCGACGAGATTCTCATTCTCGACGACGCGAGTCATGACGCGACCTTCACCGCCGGCTGCCGGTGGTCGCAGGCCGAGGGAATGCCGCGGACCGTGGTGATGCGGCACACCAAGAACCTCGGTTACGGCGGGAACCAGAAAGCCGGATACGCGCTGGCCGCCGCACATGGACTCGATATCATCGTGCTGCTGCACGGCGATGGGCAGTACGCCCCCGAATTGCTCCCCGAAATGGTCGCACCGATCGAACGCGGCGAATGCGAAGCCGTGTTCGGATCGCGGATGATGAAATCGGGCAGCGCTCTCAAGGGCGGAATGCCGATGTACAAGTGGCTGGGCAACCGCATTCTCACCCGGCTGGAGAACGGGCTGCTCGGATCGGAGCTCACCGAATTCCACTCCGGATACCGCGCCTACAGCGTCGAGGCACTGAAGAAGCTGCCCGTCGACCGGAACACGGACGCCTTCGACTTCGACACCCAGATCATCGTCCAGCTGCTCAACGCGGGAATGCGGATCAAGGAAATCCCCGTGCCCACGTACTACGGCGACGAGATCTGCTACGTCAACGGCATGAAATACGCGAAGGACGTGGTCAAGGACGTCCTCGAATACCGCCTCGCGGTCAAGGGTTTCGGCACCTGCGCCTGGATCCCCAAGCCCGTCGAGTACGCCTTCAAGGAGGGCGACGGCTCCTCGCACGCGGTCATCCTGGAGAAGATGCGGAAGATGCCGCCCGGCCGGGTCCTGGACCTCGGCTGTTCCGGCGGGCTGTTCGCACAGCGCCTCGAAGCCCTCGGCCACGAGGTGACCGGGGTGGACTACGTCGAGGTGCCCGGTGTGCGCGAGAAGTGCAGCCACTTCCATCTCGCCAACCTGGAGGAGGGGCTGCCGGACGGGATCGGCACCGGCTTCGACTACGTGGTCGCCGGGGACGTCATCGAGCACCTCTCCCGCCCCGAGCAGGTGCTCGCCGAGGTCGCCACCGTGCTGCGGCCCGGCGGCGAGGTGCTGCTCTCCGTGCCGAACTTCAGCCACTGGTACTCACGGCTTCGGGTCGCCGTCGGGGCCTTCGACTACGACCGCCGCGGCATCCTCGACGAAACGCATCTGCGCTTCTTCACCCGGTCCAGTCTGCGCCGCACCGTACGGGCCGCGGGCTACGACGTCCTGGACATCGCCTCGACCGGGGCGCCGTTCTGGTCACTCCTGGGCCGCGGTCCGCTCGCCGCCGTACTCGGCGGGGTGTCGAGGCTGCTGACCCGGATCCGACCGACCTTGTTCGGCTATCAGCACGTCGCACTGCTCACCCCGCATGCGGCCGAGACGATCATCGCTGGAGAGCACGTCGATGTACAGGACATCCTCAACCGACAGTACGTCCCCGCCGACCGGGTCCGCGTCTGAGGCGACGATCCCCGAACCCACCCCCGCCCCGGCATCCGAGTCCCGGGCGGTCGCAGTCAGGAGCAAGGCCTTGACCCTCCCCAGTCTGATCCTGCTGCTGTTCGCCGTGTTCTCGTCGGCGGGTGGCCAGATCATGCTCAAGCACGGGATGAAGGGCGCCGTCGCCACCGCCGGGCGGGACGGCGGTTCGGTCGCGCTGCGCGCCGCCACCAGCCCGTGGGTCGTGCTCGGCCTCGTCGTCTTCGCGGTGTCCGCACTCGCCTGGATGTCGACGCTGGCCAAGGTGCCGCTCTCCATCGCCTATCCGTTCAACGCCCTCGGCTACCTGCTGATCGTGGGGGCCGGGGCGACGGTGCTGCACGAGCGGACCTCGATGTGGACCTGGGGCGGTTCGCTGCTCGTGGTGGTCGGCCTCGCCACGGTCATGGCGGGGCAGCAACGCTGAGAGCGACCTGCACATGCCGAAGGGCCCGCCACGGCGGGCCCTTCGGCATGTGCGACGGAATCAGACCGTGGCGGGCTCCTCGCCCAGCAGCACCCGGCGCACCACGCGCTCGGCGGCGCGGCCGTCGTCGTACGGGCAGAAACGGGCACGGAAGGCCGTCAGCAGTGCCCGGCTCGCGGGTCCGTCCCAGCTGCCGTCGGCGAAGACCCGCGCCAGCTCGTCCGTGGTCGTCGCCACGGCGCCCGGGGTCTCGCCGGGCCTCCCGGACAGCAGGTCGAAGACGACCCCGCGGACCGTGCGGTACGTCTCCCAGTCCGGGGCGTGCACCACGATCGGGCGGTTCAGGTGCGCGTAGTCGAACATCACCGACGAGTAGTCCGTGATCAGCGCGTCGGCCGCCAGGCAGAGGTCCTCGATCCGCGGGTGGTCGCTGACGTCGATGACCGACGCGTTCGCGGGCAGCCCCGCGCCCCCGTAGAAGTAGTGCGCACGCACCATGACCACGGTGTCCGGGCCGACCGCGGCGCAGAACCGTTCCAGGTCCAGGCGGCTGGTGAAGGCGGCCTCGTAGTCGCGGTGGGTGGGCGCGTAC
This genomic interval from Streptomyces sp. NBC_00464 contains the following:
- a CDS encoding bifunctional glycosyltransferase/class I SAM-dependent methyltransferase, coding for MKESPSPRIGILVVAYNAETTLEKTLDRIPEDFRSRVDEILILDDASHDATFTAGCRWSQAEGMPRTVVMRHTKNLGYGGNQKAGYALAAAHGLDIIVLLHGDGQYAPELLPEMVAPIERGECEAVFGSRMMKSGSALKGGMPMYKWLGNRILTRLENGLLGSELTEFHSGYRAYSVEALKKLPVDRNTDAFDFDTQIIVQLLNAGMRIKEIPVPTYYGDEICYVNGMKYAKDVVKDVLEYRLAVKGFGTCAWIPKPVEYAFKEGDGSSHAVILEKMRKMPPGRVLDLGCSGGLFAQRLEALGHEVTGVDYVEVPGVREKCSHFHLANLEEGLPDGIGTGFDYVVAGDVIEHLSRPEQVLAEVATVLRPGGEVLLSVPNFSHWYSRLRVAVGAFDYDRRGILDETHLRFFTRSSLRRTVRAAGYDVLDIASTGAPFWSLLGRGPLAAVLGGVSRLLTRIRPTLFGYQHVALLTPHAAETIIAGEHVDVQDILNRQYVPADRVRV